The following proteins are encoded in a genomic region of Synechococcus sp. ROS8604:
- a CDS encoding DUF4335 domain-containing protein: MLKLSYRYDQTASRLEVDGLPDFSAGHGDNVIGILSAWRLQLVGAPELEGKRDHLEALMAVVLPYARHQISGVSRAEGWSQHPVSIRPVEGGHQLELTSSQPDVPPLEIKLDDADFADLLRCLDALRADDRVAISWPEVVNHPLSRRELVERVPLVRRLAAPIFGGVALVVVGVMAMVIPLPMQETKAPTDSVEAPSSDSVSDPSQVDPAR, encoded by the coding sequence ATGCTCAAACTCTCTTATCGCTACGACCAAACGGCGTCCAGGCTTGAGGTGGATGGACTTCCTGACTTCTCCGCTGGACATGGCGACAACGTGATTGGGATTCTGTCTGCCTGGCGTCTTCAATTGGTCGGTGCTCCTGAACTGGAGGGGAAACGCGATCACCTTGAAGCCTTGATGGCTGTTGTGCTTCCCTATGCACGCCATCAAATTTCCGGAGTTTCCAGGGCTGAAGGATGGTCGCAGCATCCAGTGAGCATCCGCCCTGTGGAGGGTGGTCACCAACTGGAACTGACGAGCAGTCAGCCGGATGTTCCCCCGTTGGAAATCAAGTTGGATGATGCTGATTTCGCCGATCTTTTGCGCTGCTTAGATGCACTCCGTGCTGATGATCGCGTGGCGATCTCTTGGCCTGAGGTTGTCAATCATCCCTTGAGTCGTCGTGAATTGGTGGAGCGGGTCCCCTTGGTTCGTCGTTTAGCTGCACCTATTTTTGGAGGCGTGGCCCTGGTTGTGGTTGGGGTCATGGCCATGGTGATTCCATTGCCCATGCAGGAGACCAAGGCTCCAACCGACTCCGTAGAGGCTCCCAGTTCTGACTCGGTTAGCGATCCTTCACAAGTCGATCCAGCCCGTTGA
- a CDS encoding EF-hand domain-containing protein produces the protein MEKRVTFTLVALGAGLLLADQGVQANPVRHYGTRMEALFVRMDSNRDGRLERKEVSGQPYLERRLQRHPSRNYLLIEDIRPSATHPSGLRLQRRFKQADRNFDGQLDRKEVASLPWLQRNFESLDRNGDGGLTLNELWMMQRSLAPRSRSR, from the coding sequence ATGGAGAAAAGGGTCACTTTCACACTCGTTGCACTAGGGGCTGGTCTCCTGCTGGCAGATCAAGGTGTGCAAGCCAACCCTGTGCGTCATTACGGCACCCGAATGGAAGCGTTATTCGTTCGGATGGATTCCAATCGTGATGGACGTCTGGAAAGGAAAGAAGTGAGCGGCCAGCCTTATCTCGAACGACGGTTACAACGCCATCCGTCCCGCAACTATTTATTGATTGAGGACATCAGACCCTCCGCTACGCATCCAAGCGGGCTGCGCTTGCAAAGACGCTTTAAACAAGCCGATCGAAATTTCGATGGCCAACTGGATCGCAAGGAGGTGGCATCTCTGCCCTGGCTGCAGCGAAATTTCGAAAGCCTGGACCGCAATGGTGACGGGGGCCTGACTTTGAACGAACTATGGATGATGCAGCGTTCGCTCGCTCCTCGATCGAGGTCTCGTTGA